The following coding sequences are from one Granulicella aggregans window:
- a CDS encoding STAS domain-containing protein, translating to MQATTKVTQRTATSTAGTSIAVLAFSGDISSASKDAILNAYHGLDTATTKVLLDFTAVDYINSSGIAIIIQLLLEASKSGTRRVGIFGLSAHFQKVFTMVGINKYASLYPNEQEALASL from the coding sequence ATGCAGGCGACTACAAAAGTCACCCAGCGCACCGCAACCTCCACCGCAGGCACATCCATTGCTGTCCTTGCATTCTCGGGCGATATCTCGTCAGCTTCGAAAGACGCCATCCTCAACGCCTATCACGGCCTTGACACAGCGACCACCAAAGTATTGCTGGACTTTACTGCCGTCGACTACATCAACTCCTCCGGCATCGCGATCATCATCCAGCTGCTGCTGGAGGCGAGTAAATCGGGCACGCGGAGGGTCGGTATCTTCGGGCTGAGTGCACACTTTCAGAAGGTCTTCACGATGGTGGGTATCAACAAGTACGCATCGCTCTATCCCAATGAGCAGGAAGCCCTGGCCTCGCTCTAG
- a CDS encoding ATP-binding protein, with protein sequence MKSGSSVEVRIPSELGFEKVAMSTASSMAALMGFSSDRIEDLKTAVAEACINAIEHGNQLDSSLNVGVVMSTTDDELEVKVIDDGAGIAKAPASPDIDRKMHGEEDPRGMGMFLIQALVDEAEWHQGPPGKSFVRLVIRLDAHQVKESQ encoded by the coding sequence ATGAAAAGCGGAAGTTCCGTCGAAGTCCGTATCCCTTCAGAACTCGGCTTTGAGAAGGTCGCGATGAGCACCGCCTCCAGCATGGCAGCTCTGATGGGATTTTCGAGCGACCGGATCGAAGATTTGAAGACTGCGGTAGCCGAGGCTTGCATCAATGCCATCGAACACGGCAATCAGCTCGACAGCTCGCTTAATGTGGGCGTGGTGATGTCCACCACCGACGACGAACTTGAGGTCAAGGTGATCGACGACGGGGCAGGCATCGCGAAGGCACCAGCCTCGCCCGATATCGATCGGAAGATGCACGGAGAGGAAGATCCGCGCGGCATGGGCATGTTTCTTATTCAGGCATTAGTGGATGAGGCGGAGTGGCACCAGGGGCCTCCTGGAAAGAGCTTTGTTCGACTCGTTATCCGTCTCGACGCCCATCAAGTTAAGGAGAGTCAATAA